The genomic interval aacaaaacaaaggagatgattgtggacttcaggaaacagcacatcgatgggacagtagtggagagggtagtaagttttaagttcctcggcgtacacttcacggacaaactgaattggtccacccacacagacagcgttgtgaagaaggcgcagcagcgccgcttcaacctcaggaggctgaggaaattcggcttgtcaccaaaagcactcacaaacttctacagatgccgcctggtacggcaactgctccgcccacaaccgtaaggctctccagagggtagtgaggtctgcacaacgcatcactgggggcaaactacctgccctccaggacacctacaccacccgatgtcacaggaaggccataaagatcatagaggacaacaaccacccgagccactgcctgttcaccccgctatcatccagaaggcgaggtcagtacaggtgcatcaaagcagggaccgagagactgaaaaacagcttctatctcacggccatcagactgttaaacagccaccactaacatttagtggctgctgccaacatactgactcaactccagccactttaataatgggaattgatggaaatgtatgtaaaaatgtatcacaagaaactttaaacaatgccacttaatataatgtttatataccctacattactcatctcatatgaatatgttatactgtactctatttcatctactgcatcttgccatctttatgtaatacatgtatcactagccactttaaactatgccactttatgtttatataccctacattactcatctcatatgtatatactgtactctataccatctactacatcttgcctatgccattctgtaccatcactcattcatatatctttatgtacatattctttatccctttacacttgtgtgtataaggtagtagttgtggaattgttagattactcgttggttattactgcattgtcggaactagaagcacaagcatttcgctacactcgcattaacatctgctaaccatgtgtatgtgacaaataacatttgttttgatttgatacaaagctctccctcgccctccatgtggcaaatttgaccataattctatcctgattcctgcttaaaagcaaaaactaaagcaggaagcaccagtgactcggtcactaaggaagtggtcagatgaagcagaagcTACAGGACTATttcgcacagactggaatatgttccgggattcttccgatggctttgagaagtacaccacatcagtccctggcttcatcaataaatgcattgatgacgtcgtccccacagtgaccgtacgtacatactagaggtcgaccgattaatcagcatggccgattaattagggccgatttcaagttttcataacaatcagtagACGCTGactatggccgattacattgcaatccacgaggaaactgcgtggcaggctgacttcGTTACAcgagtgcagcgtcaaaaggaccttgtgtcTGCAcagagccaaggtaagttgctagctagcattaaacttatcttataaaaacaatcaatctacacataatcattagttaactacacatggttaatgatattactaggttaactagcttgtcctgcgttgcatataatcaatgtggcgcctgttaatttatcatcgaatcacagcctacttcaacttcgccaaataGGTGATGATTAAAAAAAGTGCATTGCtgaaaaaagcacaatctttgCACAAATGTATCCAActataaacatcaacgcctttcttaaaatcaatgcacagaagtttatttttttaaacctgcatatttagttaagaaattcatgttagcaggcaatattaactagggaaattgtgtcacttctcttgtgttcagtgcaagcagagtcagggtatatggaACAGTTAGGGCCGCCGGGCTCGTTGTGAActgtgaactaatttgccagaatttgacagagttgaagtcggaagtttacattaagttggagtcattaaaactcgtttttcaaccactccacaaatttcttgttcacaaactatagttttggcaagtcggttaggacatctactttgtgcatgacacaagtaatttttccaacaattgtttatagacagattatttcactgtatcacaattccagtgggtcagaaatgtacatacactaagttgactgtgcctttaaacagcttggaaaattccagaaaatgatgtcatggctttagaagcttctgataggctaattgacataattttagtcaattggaggtgtacctgtggatgtatttcaaggcctatccttcaaacgcagtgcctctttgcttgacatcatgagaaaatcaaaagaaatcagccaagacctccgaaaaaaatttgtagacctccacaagtctggttcatccttgggagcaatttccaaacgcctgaaggtaccacgttcatctgtacaaacaatagtacgcaagtataaacaccatgggaccacgcagccgtcatattggctcattcatccccctcttctcccctgtaactattccccaggttgttgctgtaaatgagaatgtgttctcagtcaacatacctggtaaaataaaaaataaataaatacagctaCGGAAGGAGacaagttctgtctcctagagatgaacgtactttggtgcgaaaagtgcaaatcaatcccagaacaacaacaaaggaccttgtgaagatgctggaggaaacaggtacaaaattatctatatccacagtaaaacgagtcctatatcgacataacctgaaaggtcgctcagcaaggaagaagcccctgctccaaaaccgccataaaaagccagactacaggttgcaactgcacatggggacaaagatcatactttttggagaaatgtcctctggtctgatgaaacaaaaatataactgtttggccataatgaccatcgttctgtttggaggaaaaagggggaagcttgcaagccgaagaacaccatcccaaccgtgaagtacgggggtggcagcattatgttgtgggggtgctttgcagcaggagggactggtgcacttcacaaaatagatggcatcatgaggcaggaaaattgtggatatattgaaacaacatctcaagacatcagtcaggaagttaatgcttggtcgcaaatgggtcttccaaatggacaatgaccccaagcatacttccaaagttgtgtcaaaatggcttaaggacaacaaagtcaaggtattggagtggccatcacaaagtcctgacctcaatcctatagaatatgtgtggccagaactgaaaaagcgtgtgtgagcaaggaagcctacaaatctgactcagttacaccagctctgtcaggaggaatgggccaaaattcacccaacttattgtgggaagcttgtggaaggatacccgaaacgtttgacccaagttagacaattttaaaggcaatgctaccaaatactaattgagtgtatgtaaacttctgacacactgggaatgtgatgaaagaaattaaagctgaaatatatcattctctctactattattctaacatttcacaatcttaaaataaagtggtgatcctaactgacctaagacagggcatttttacaaggattaaatgtcaggaattgtgaaaaactgagttaaaatgtatttggctaaggtgtatgtaaacttctgacttcaactgtaattatgccataacattgaaggttgtgcaatgtaacagcaatatttagacttatggatgccacccgttttataaaatatggaacggttctgtatttcactgaaagaataaatgttttgttttcgaaattatagtttctggatttgaccatattaatgacctaaggcttgtatttctgtgtgtttattatattatagttaagtttatgatttgatatttgacagagcagtctgactgagcggtggtagggagcagcaggctcgtaagcattcattcaaacagcatttTCCTGCaattgccagcagctcttcgcaatgcttgaatcaCAGCGCTGTTTAAGACTTCAAGCCAAAaaaactcccgagattaggctggcaatactaaagtgcctataagaacatccaatagtcaaaggtatatgaaatacaaatggtatagagagacatagtcaacgcgtcataattcctataataactacaacctcaaacttcttacctgggaatatttgaagactcatgttaaaaggaaccaccagctttcatatgttctcatgttctgagcaaggaacttagacgttagcttttttacatggcacatactgtacttttactttcttctccaacactgtgtatTTGCAATATTTctaccaaattgaacatgtttcattatttatttgagactaaatagattttatttatgtattatattaagttcaaataaaattgttcattcagtattgttgtaaatgtcattattacaaatatatatataaaaatgtgccgattaatcggtattggctatttttggtcctccaataaatccgtatcggcgttgaaaaatcataatcggtacataccccaaccagaagttatggattacaggcaacatccccactgagctaaagggtagtagtccggaagcttataagaaatcccgctatgccctccgacgaaccatcaaacaggcaaagagtcaaAACAGGACTATGATCGTAtggtactacaccggctccgaggTTCGTTGGATATTTGCAGGGCTTGCAGACTATCACACACTATAAagagaagcacagccgcgagctgccccgtgacacctaccagatgagctaaattacttgtatgctcgcttcgaggcaagtaacactgaagcatgcatgagagcatcagctgttccgggtcAACATtcccaaggccgcagggccagacggattacccggatgtgtactccgagcatgccctgaccgagtctgtaataccaacatgtttcaagcagaccaccatagtccctgtgtccaagaacactaaggtaacctacctaaattactaccgacccgtagcactcacgtctgtagccatgaagtgctttgaaaggctggtcatggctcacatcaacaccattatcccagtaacacttagacccactccaatttgcataccgccccaacagatccacagatgatgccatctctattgcactcaacactgccctttcccacctggacaaaaggaacacctgtgagaatgctattcattgactacagctcagagttcaacaccatagtgccctcaaagctcatcactaagctaaggaccctgggactaaacacctccctctgcaactggatcctggacttcctgacgggccgcccccaggtggtaagggtaggtaactaCACATCAGCCacattgatcctcaacacgggggcccctcaggggtgcatgctcagtcccctcctgtactccctgttcactcatgactgcacggccaggcacgactccaacaccattattaactTTGCCGATGACAACAGGGGTAGGCCTGataactgcaccatcgagagcctcctgactggttgcatcactgcctggtatggcaactgctcgacctccgaccacaaggcactacagtacatcactggggccgagcttcctgccatccaggacatttataccaggcggtgtcagaggaaggccctaaaaatgcaATTAACATTTTGCATTACAGAGTCTGtgaacattttcatttcattaaaTCATCAGTGGGCCAACATTGCAAATGTAAACAACGGAACAAATGCATCACAtccaaatatcacttgattatctgCAGTGCTGGAGGAAtgacacacagataaacacacacacagtgtcagagTTTAAAAAAGGACCATTTAAAACAGAAGGAATCTGACCTACTCTATATTCAAACTCCATATTAAATTCATGTTTTTtaataaaaacatacaaatatatgTTTTAGTATACTTTGTACAATTCAAGTTCATATGGTAAAAACAGGTAATCATTATCAGTCAACAATATAAGACAGCaagtcccctgtgtgtattctctcatgccatTTCAGCTCCCCCAGCTggttgaaacactttccacattgggagcaatggtaaggcttctcccctgtgtgcatTCTCTCATGCCATTTCAGCTCCCCCGGCTGGTTGAAACCCTTTCCAcattgggagcagtggtaaggcttctcccctgtgtgtattctctcatgttgtttcaggttccctaacttgttaaaacactttccacactgggagcaatggtaaggcttctcccccgtgtgtattctctcatgccgtTTCAGATCCGCAGGCCGGTTgaaaccctttccacactgggagcagtggtaaggcttctcccctgtgtgtattctctcatgttgtttcaggttccctaaattgttaaaacactttccacactgggagcaatggtaaggcttctcccccgTGTGTATTCTCTCGTGCCGTTTCAGTTCCGCAGGCCAGTTgaaaccctttccacactgggagcagtggtaaggcttctcccctgtgtgtattccttCATGCCGTTTCAGCTTCGCCGCCTCTCTgaaaccctttccacactgggagcagtggtaaggcttctcccctgtgtgaattctctcatgttgtttcaggttccctaacttgttaaaacactttccacactgggagcagttgtaaggcttctcccctgtgtgtattctctcatgttttttcaggttccctaaatcgttaaaactctttccgcactgggagcagtggtaaggcttctcccctgtgtggattcTCTCATGTTTTTTCAGGTGTGCTATAAATttaaaacactttccacactgggggcagtggtaaggcttctcccgtgtgtgtattctctcatgccgtTTCAGATGCGCAGGCCggttgaaacactttccacactgggagcaatggtaaggcttctcccctgtgtgcatTCTCTCGTGCCATTTCAGCTCCCCCGGCTggttgaaacactttccacactgggggcagtggtaaggcttctcccctgtgtgtattccttCATGCCGTTTCAGCTTCGCCGCCTCTCTgaaaccctttccacactgggagcagtggtaaggcttctcccctgtgtggattctctcatgttttttgtgtgtattctctcatgccgtTTCGTTTCAGGTCCCATAACCGGTTACAACCCTTTCTACAGTGGGAGCACTGGTGTCGTCTTGCTGGTTTGGACGTCCCTGGCTCTGGTTCCTCTGAGTCTGGTctttctcctgccaaagacagtgtttttaaaaaaaaaaatagagacctgaatgaaacctccacatgataaaacAACCTTGCTACGAGGGTAAATCCTGAATCAGATCTCTCAATAACCTGAGGCCAGTTAACAATCTTTGTGTGATTTTAAAGAGCATCCTGGTAATTACTGATATGTTTACATTACTTATTTTATTCATCCTGTTTTACAAGTCAGAACACAAAAAACTAGACAGTTCTATGACACTAACATCGCTGGATTCCTATCagcaggtggttctaaatatATAACCTTCATAGTTGTATGATACAGAATGTGACCTATGTGACCTANNNNNNNNNNNNNNNNNNNNNNNNNNNNNNNNNNNNNNNNNNNNNNNNNNNNNNNNNNNNNNNNNNNNNNNNNNNNNNNNNNNNNNNNNNNNNNNNNNNNACAGTATATGAGAGTAGATCTAAGctagtgttatacagtataagCCTGAGTAGAACTACCTAGCTTTATACAGTATAAGCCTGAGTAGAACTAGCTAACTTTATACAGTATAAGCCTGAGTAGAACTAGCTAGCTTTATACAGTAtaagagagtagatctagctagcTTTATACAGTAtaagagagtagatctagctagatttatacagtatatgagagtagatctagctagcTTTATACAGTATAAGCCTGAGTAGAACTAGCTAGCTTTATACAGTATAAGTCTGAGTagatctagctctctctctccagacataCTCAAACCTAGGAGAGGCCCTCATATATATAAAAGACACACCCCTCCTATTGCTTCTGCTATTCCCCCGTTTTCTGCAACATGGCCTGGCCAAAGATACGTATAACTAACTCCCCAATtagtagaggagggagagagagagagtctgagtctGACTTTGATGTCTGTTTAAATGTTGTGACATTCAAGTTTGTTATGTTTAATACAGCTGGACTAAGATTAAAACCTAGTCTCGCTCCCCAATTAATTTGGAAATATTGATTAAAGTTGGACAAAGACTGCAACCTAGTCTCGCTCCCCAATTAATTTGTATATATTGATTAAAGTTGGACAAAGACTGCAACCTAGTCCGCTCCCAAATTAATTTGTATATATTGGTACATTAAACTTTAGAAACACTCAACCTAATCTTCAGAAATTAATTTGTAAATTTTGAGAGAGCTCTGCCTCAGAGATTAACCTTGGCCTGCTTCCCAATTAATTTGGTATAAATTGATTAAAGCTTGACAAAGATCAACCTAGTCCTCTCCCCAACTCATTTGTGAAATTTTGAAGCAACAAACTGTTATGAACTGTTAACCTCCCTATTAATTTGTATAGATTGATTAAGCTTGGACAAAGATGGAACCCCAGCCCGCTCCCCAATCCATTTGTAAGGGATATTCATTAAACGGACAAACACCTAACCCTTGCCCAATCAATTTGTATACATCCATTAGAGTTCTTGGACTCAGATCTAACCTTCTCTCTGTCCTGagagacataccactgctcttgGTTGTGGAAGACATGGACCTAAATGAGATGAGAGTTGTAGGCTGTGTGATTAATTaagaatttttttttacttaaaaatgtgCTTTATTAAAGATAATTGTATATATAAAATCATACTCACAGTTAGGCTTacttttgtttttcttttttcaTCTTGAGGCATGgtcatgtgataggggcagtatatagtagtactgtattaatctCCAAGGATtcagtcatgtgataggggcagtatatagtagtactgtattaatccccaagggtacagtcatgtgataggggcagtatatagtagtactgtaataATCCCCAAaggtacagtcatgtgataggggcagtatatagtaaTACTGTATTAATCCTCAAGGGCACAGTCAggtgataggggcagtatatagtagtactgtattatcttaagggtacagtcatgtgataggggcagtatatagtagtactgtattaatccccaagggtacagtcatgtgataggggcagtatatagtagtactgtatttatCCTCAAGGATTCAGTCATatgataggggcagtatatagtagtactgtattaatccccaagggtacagtcatgtgacaggggcagtatatagtagtactgtattaatccccaagggtacagtcatgtgataggggcagtatatagtagtactgtattaatccccaagggtacagtcatgtgataggggcagtatatagtaatactgtattaatcctcaagggtacagtcatgtgtatagaggcagtatatagtagtactgtattaatcctcaagggtacagtcatgtgataggggcagtatatagtagtactgtattaatcctcaagggtacagtcatgtgataggggcagtatatagtagtactgtattaatcctcaAGAATACAGTtatgtgataggggcagtatatagtaaTACTGCATTAATCCCCAAGGatacagtcatgtgataggggcagtatatagtaggACTGTATTAATCCtcaagggtacagtcatgtgataggggcagtatatagtagtactgtatttatCCTCAAGGATTCAGTCATatgataggggcagtatatagtagtactgtattaatccccaagggtacagtcatgtgataggggcagtatatagtagtactgtatttatCCTCAAGGATTCAGTCATatgataggggcagtatatagtagtactgtattaatccccaagggtacagtcatgtgacaggggcagtatatagtagtactgtattaatccccaagggtacagtcatgtgataggggcagtatatagtagtactgtattaatccccaagggtacagtcatgtgataggggcagtatatagtaatactgtattaatcctcaagggtacagtcatgtgatagaggcagtatatagtagtactgtattaatcctcaagggtacagtcatgtgataggggcagtatatagtagtactgtattaatcctcaagggtacagtcatgtgataggggcagtatatagtagtactgtattaatccccaagggtacagtcatgtgataggggcagtatatagtagtactgtattaatcctcaagggtacagtcatgtgataggggcagtatatagtagtactgtattaatcctcaAGGATACAGTCAGGTGATAGGGacagtattactgtattaatcctCAAGGGTacaatcatttttatttatttatttatttaacctttatttaaccaggtaggcaaattgagaacacgttctcatttacaattgcgacctggccaagataaagcaaagcagttcgacacatacaacaacacatagttacacatggagtaaaacaaacatatagtcaatgatacagtgaaaaaaaataagtctatatacaatgtgagcaagtgaggtgagataagggaggtgaaggcaaacaaatatatgtataaataaataaaaatataaaaaggccatggtggcgaagtaaatacaacacagcaagtaaataaaactaaaaacactggaatggttggtttgcagtggaagaaagcgcaaagtagagacagaaataatggggtgcaaaggagcaaaataaataaataaatacagtaggtaaagaggtagttgtttgggctaaattgtagatgggctatgtacaggtgcagtaatctatgagctgctctgacagctggtgcttaaagctagtgagggagataagtgtttccagtttcagagatttttgtagttcgttccagtcattggcagcagagaactggaaggagaggcggccaaaggaagaattggttttgggggtgaccagagagataaac from Salvelinus alpinus chromosome 2, SLU_Salpinus.1, whole genome shotgun sequence carries:
- the LOC139547268 gene encoding zinc finger protein 678-like; this encodes MHTGEKPYHCSQCGKCFNRPAHLKRHERIHTREKPYHCPQCGKCFKFIAHLKKHERIHTGEKPYHCSQCGKSFNDLGNLKKHERIHTGEKPYNCSQCGKCFNKLGNLKQHERIHTGEKPYHCSQCGKGFREAAKLKRHEGIHTGEKPYHCSQCGKGFNWPAELKRHERIHTGEKPYHCSQCGKCFNNLGNLKQHERIHTGEKPYHCSQCGKGFNRPADLKRHERIHTGEKPYHCSQCGKCFNKLGNLKQHERIHTGEKPYHCSQCGKGFNQPGELKWHERMHTGEKPYHCSQCGKCFNQLGELKWHERIHTGDLLSYIVD